Sequence from the Bremerella volcania genome:
TCCTCGGCCTCTGGCTAGCCACTATCGCGGCGATTATGATTTGGACTCTGTACCCTCGATCGACGGACGAACTAGGGGACTGGACCGGCACGTCATTTGATTCCGGCCTAATCGCTTTGGCAGCCAGCATCGTGGTGGCGTTTCTCGTCGGGGCGATGCTCGGCAGTCGGATCGGCTGGCTGCGTCGGCTGTTCACTCCCAGCGATCAGATGAAAGATGAAGTTGCTGCCCGCGCGCGGCAGGTCTTCTTCGATCGCCGGGTGCATCACACCAGCGGCGCGACGGGCCTGTTGGTTTACGTTTCCCTCTTCGAGCACACAGCCACCATCCTGGCCGACCAGGAAGTCCTCGAGAAGCTCGGCCAGGCAAAACTCGACGAGCTATGCAGGCAGCTGACCGAAGGCCTAGGGCAAGGTCACCCGACCGAAGCCATCTGCGCGGTCATCCAGTCAGCAGGGCAACAGCTATCCGAAGTATTGCCGCGCAGCGAGGGTGCCGCGAACCAGCTGCCGGATGTTTTGGTGCTGATGGACTAACGGTCTTCGATAGCAACCACTACCTCGAACAAGCCTCGTTCGTCACCCGTGTATCGCCCCCCAGCCATAAATCAGCACCAGCGTCAGGAAGATGACGCTGAGGGTGTGGTAGCCGGCGGTCAGCCACCAGGCGGTTAAATGCTGCTTGACGTCCAGCACGGCTTGAAGGCCGAGTCGAATGAGCCAGAAGAGGCAAACGTAACCGCAGAATGCCCGGGCCAGGCCGCTTCCCGCGGCAATCTCCGTGGCGTTGGTAACGCTGATCACGCCAAACGCGATGATCGACAACACGACGTAGCCACCATAGACCCAG
This genomic interval carries:
- a CDS encoding TPM domain-containing protein, with product MQRASTLFSTDERQKIQETVAQAEASTSCEIVPVVATASGRYDRAEDVLGLWLATIAAIMIWTLYPRSTDELGDWTGTSFDSGLIALAASIVVAFLVGAMLGSRIGWLRRLFTPSDQMKDEVAARARQVFFDRRVHHTSGATGLLVYVSLFEHTATILADQEVLEKLGQAKLDELCRQLTEGLGQGHPTEAICAVIQSAGQQLSEVLPRSEGAANQLPDVLVLMD